The Chloroflexota bacterium region GCGGGCTCCAGACGCAGCCCCGGCTCGATGTCCTCCTCCAGCGTCAGGGGGGCCGTGGCGCCCGCGTCCACGAAGGCCAGCTTGAAGCGCAGGGCGATCTGGATCTCGTCGCCGTCCTCGAGCTGTTGCGCTTCGGTGACCTCTTTCCCGTTCACATAAGTGCCGTTTTTGCTCCCCAGGTCCTCCACGTAGTAGTCGCCGTCGATCCAGTACACGCGCGCGTGGTGCCGGGAGACCACGCGATCGGGGAGCACGATGTCACAGTCATCCGCCCGGCCGATGGTCAGGCTCTGCTTGTCCAGCAACCAGCGACGGCCGGCCTCGGTGCCCCCTCGCTGCAGGATCAACATGGCCGTTTCTGTGGAGTTGATCGTGTTCATGGGTCTACACCTCTCTTGACAGAAAGCAGCAATGCGCAGATAATGCGCGCTGCGAGCATGCTTCTTCAGGGCGTTGAGTCATCTGGGATATATTATACCCCTTCACGCTCGTAAATCATAACCCTTTGGAAACGGGTCGTGTATCTTTCCCATGTGGGAAGATCACGGGAGGCTGGATAGGGATCCATGAGTCAGGTACTTCCCGTCGGCACGGTTCTGCGTTCCCGGTACAAGATCGTCGAGCTGGTCGGCCATGGCGGCATGGGCGCCGTCTATCGGGCGGAGGATCTGCGCCTGCAGGGGCGGCAATGTGCGATCAAAGAGGTGTTGCCGGAGCTGGGCCTGCCGCCC contains the following coding sequences:
- a CDS encoding FHA domain-containing protein; this encodes MNTINSTETAMLILQRGGTEAGRRWLLDKQSLTIGRADDCDIVLPDRVVSRHHARVYWIDGDYYVEDLGSKNGTYVNGKEVTEAQQLEDGDEIQIALRFKLAFVDAGATAPLTLEEDIEPGLRLEPATRQVFVRGRELTPPLSVAQYRLLELLINAQGGVVTREEVVRAVWPEAVEEGVSEQAIDALVRRLRERIAELDPEHQYIVTVRGHGFRLENRE